The nucleotide sequence TCAAAGCCCCTGCCATCATGACAAAAGAGCGGTGTCCGCATTCTCCTGCCCGTTCACAGAAAGACTCGTCAAATGTCAGCAGTTCCGGAAAGTTTCCTTTTCCCATGATCTCCATCACGCGCCGGTCATATTCCGGCCCTTCTTTCTGATATCCGTAAGGCCCGTCCGGTTTCAGCCTGTGCGAAAGATCCCCGCTGGCTATCAGCACCGTCCGTCTGTCCAGTTCCTCCGCTGTCTCCCATATTTTCTGTCCAAGCTGATCATGCACCGATAAGGGCAGGCCGGACAGCCCCATCCGAACCAGCCGGTACGACGTCCGGTACTGATTCACAAAATACAGGGGCACCATGGTTCCGTGGTCCAGTTCTCTGCTCCGCTCTCCCTCAGTCCCGGCAGGCAGGCCTGCAATTCTGGCCTTTCTGCAGAGGTGTTCCACAAATTCCGTATCATAAGGCACCCGCATTTTCACCTGTCCTGCCTGAAACCGGCCAAAATCCCCTCTCCCGCCTGTTCCCGGCGATATATGAAAATAATCCGCATACATGGTCTGATGGGGTGAAATCAGCACAATAACCTCCGGCTTTAACCGGCCGATACTGCGTCCCACCTCATGGTATGCGTCTATGGTATTCTGAATATTCTTTTCCTGCCCTCTGCCCACCTCCGGTACAATCAGCGGCGGATGAGGAACCATATATGCACCTGCAATCATATGTCTCCCTTCTGAAGCCTGAACAGCTTCCTGCGTACAAAAATATAACAAACCATATGGACTGCCCCGGTAAGCACCCAGGATACCGGATAGGAAATATACAGCACCCACAGGCTGCGGTGACTCTGAAATACCGTAAAAATCCAGAGAATACGGAACCCGCAGGCTCCCAGCAGAGATACAATCATGGGCAGAAACGCATAGCCCAGTCCCCGCAGTTCTCCCACCATTACATCCATGATTCCGCAGAGACAGTAGGTGGTGCAGATTACTGACAGCCGCAGCAGACCTACCTCAATTACCCCTGCATCCGAAGAATAAATGCCCAGAAGCTGATTCCCACACAGGTATGCCGACCAGCCCATGACAATCCCCACTGCAGTTACCATGGTAAGACATTCCAGCAGCACTTTTCCAATCCGTTTATAATTTCCCGCACCAAAATTCTGGCTGGTAAAGCTCAGAGCTGTCTGGTGGCAGGCGTTCATGGCCATATAAATAAACCCTTCGATATTCTGAGCCGCCGTATTGCCCGCCATGGCCACGGAGCCAAAGGAATTGACCGAAGACTGTATCAGCACATTGGACAGAGAAAATATCGTTCCCTGCAGCCCTGCCGGAAGGCCGATGCGCACAATCTGCATGACTTTTTCCTTTTTCATCCGCAGCTTTTTCCATTCCACCCGGCAGCCGCCCTCCATATGCATCAGACAGCGCAGAATCAGGCCTGCCGATACCACCTGGGAAATCACAGTGGCCAGCGCCACTCCGGCCACGCCCAGATGAAATCCAATCACAAATATCAGATTCAGAATGATATTGACTACACCCGCCCCAAACAGATAATATAAAGGCCGCTGGGTATCTCCCACCGCCCTTAAAACTGAACTTCCGAAATTATACAGCAAAATCACCGGCATTCCCGCAAAATAGATTCGGATATACAGAACCGCCTGGCTCAGCACATCATGCGGCGTTCCCATAAGCACCAGAATCCGGGGCGCAACCGCCATGCCGAACACCATCAGCCCCAGGCCGCAGACCAGGCTCAGTACAACGGCGCTGTGTACCGTTTCGCTGATATCCTCCTCTCTTTTCGCTCCGTAAAATCTTGCAACCAGCACGTTTGCTCCCACGGAAAACCCGATAAACAGGTTGGTCAGCATATTGATAAGGGAAGCATTGGCCCCCACCGCCGCCAGGGCGGTGCTTCCCGCAAATCTTCCCACCACCACCATGTCTGCCGCATTAAACAGAAGCTGCAGAATACTGGAAATCATCAGCGGCACGGCAAACAGCAGGATTTTTGAAAACAGGGGGCCGCTGCACATGTCTATTTCATAAGATTTTCGTTTCATCAGAACAAACTCTCTCCCTGGATTCTCTTTTCTGTGCCATTTATTCCAAAGTATGAAAGAACCGTTGCTCCGATATCGGCAAAGGTGGGTCTGGTGCCGAAATTTCTGCCTGACAAAACAGCAGCTCCATACATGACCAGAGGCGTATATTCTCTGGAATGGTCCGTAGAAGGAGTGGACGGGTCGCAGCCATGATCCGCTGTAATCATCAGAATATCCTCTTTCCGGAGTTTTCTCAGAAGTTCCGGCAGCCGCTGATCAAAATATGTCAGGGCCCTGGCATATCCGTCCACATCATTCCGATGGCCGTAAAGCATGTCATAATCCACCAGATTGACAAAACACAGCCCCTCAAACTCCCGGTCCATCCACCGGAGCGTCTTCTCAATTCCATCTTCATTTCCTGCGGTTCTTACAGAATCTGTCACGCTTTTTCCTGCAAAAATATCATAAATCTTCCCTACGCCCAGCACTTCCCGGCCTGTTTCTTTCAGCTGGTCCAGCATGGTAACAGCCGGAGGCTCCAGAGAAAAATCGTGGCGTCTTACGGTACGCCGGAAATTTCCCGGCTCTCCTTCAAAGGGTCTTGCAATCACCCTTCCTACTCCGTGAATTCCCGTCAGCAGTTCTCTGGCTGTCTGACAGTACTCATACAAGGTTTCCACCGGAATCACATCTTCATGGGCCGCCACCTGAAAGACGGAATCCGCGGAGGTATACACAATCAAATCTCCTGTTTTCATGTGTTCCTGTCCGTAATCCCGGATGACTTCCGTGCCGGAATAAGGCCGGTTGCAGAGCAGGCCCCGCCCTGTCCTTCTGGAAAATTCCTCTGTGATTTCCGCCGGAAATCCTTCCGGGTAGGTGGGCAATGGCTGTTTTGAAATGATTCCCGCAATCTCCCAGTGTCCGATGGTGGTATCTTTCCCCCTGGAGGCCTCCGTCATCCTGGCAAAAGCACCCAGGGGAGCCTTCACCGGCTCCCCAAAGTCTGCACCATCAATATTAAACAATCCCAGTTCCGCCATATTCGGCATGGAAAAATACCGGCTTTTGGAAGCCGCTTTCAGAGTATTGCTTCCCTCGTCCCCGAATGCTGCTGCATCCGGCATTGCTCCCATTCCCACACTGTCCAGTACAATCAAAAAAATTCGTTTCATTTTATCCTCTCTATTCTTTCACTCTGTCCAGTTCGATAAGATTTATACCGGAAGACATCAGGAAAACTTTTAATTCCACGTATCTTATCTTCATGGCTTTATAGGATTCAGAATTTTTCTCGGCCAGCAGCATGTAACTTTGCAGCCTGGAGAATTCCTCAATAGATATTTTCAGCATTTCTTTCTCTGACATATAATCACCTGCTCTCCTTTGTATTCTGTGGAATCAGGATACCGCAAACACTTTTCTGACAATACTCCTGTCATAATTATAACAAATAATCGGACAGAGTGCAAAGGCTTTCCTGACAGACTGCTGAAAATCTGTAATGGTTCAGCCCAGGACTTTGCACTCCGCTGCAAAGTCCGTAAGAAAGCATAAATTATGCCAGGAATGAATCCGGCTCTTCGCGAAGCAAACTTTAAATGGCCGGATTCAGCAACAGTTCTGCCGAAGGCTGAACTGTTACATGCATCCTGTAAGCGTAATTATTCTTCTCCCGCCGGCGTCTGAGTGCTTCCTTCCGGAGTTCCTGCTCCTTCTTCCTGTCCTGCTCCGGCGTCTGTTCCCGTCCCTTCTCCGGTCTCTGTCTGTACTCCTGTTCCCGCGGAAGAATTCTGAATGGGCGTAATAATAATATTTTCCGCTTCCACATTTGTTTTCCGTTTTACGATGTCTTCCACCTGGGCCCGTTTTGCGTCGGTCACCTCTCCCATATTAAGGACCACATCTGCTTTCCCGTCGGTGATGCTTACCACCACATCGGTAAATCCCTTTGCTTCCAGCAGCATTTCCGCAGCCGCCTCACGCTCTGCAATGTCTGTCATATTAATCATGGCGTTGATGGCTTCCTGCTTCTGTTCCTCACCGATAGCCGCATTGTTGATGATTTCCAGAAGCGACGCTTTATTCTGGGAACGCACCTGCTCCCGGTTCAGTTTTACTTCCGAAGCAAAATTCACATTGTTCACTCCGCTGCTGGTCAGCACCGCCTCACCGGGATTATCCACATCACTGCTCTGACCATTTGCTTTTGCAATATCCTCTCCGGTCTGAATGCCCAGAGCCGCATCCTGCGCGTCTGCAGAAGTTTCCTCGCTGGCCTCTGTGTCTGTAAAAATATCCTCCGCGCTGTACATATCTTCATCGGATATTTCATATGTAGTTTCTTTGGTGTCTGTACTGGCCTCTTTGGCCACGTCGCTGTCGCTCTGACTTCCGGTATACTGCAGATAGCCCGCTACCGCAATCATAAGAGCCAGAGCCGTAATGATAATCTGGTTCTTTTTAAATACTTTCTTCAAAACTGATACCCTCCTGTCAATTCATCTTAACTACCTTAATTTTATGTACTTCCACCGGAAATAATGCTAAAACTGCATCGGAAATATTTTTCGTCACTTTTCCGTTCCCGCCTCCCTCCGCCACTACCAGCACCCCCTCCACCGCCGGCACAGATTCTTTTGCAATAAAGGGCTGTCCCTCGTTTCCGGATTCTTTCACAAATACTGTCTCCTCCTGATACTGGCT is from Lachnospiraceae bacterium JLR.KK002 and encodes:
- a CDS encoding MATE family efflux transporter; translated protein: MKRKSYEIDMCSGPLFSKILLFAVPLMISSILQLLFNAADMVVVGRFAGSTALAAVGANASLINMLTNLFIGFSVGANVLVARFYGAKREEDISETVHSAVVLSLVCGLGLMVFGMAVAPRILVLMGTPHDVLSQAVLYIRIYFAGMPVILLYNFGSSVLRAVGDTQRPLYYLFGAGVVNIILNLIFVIGFHLGVAGVALATVISQVVSAGLILRCLMHMEGGCRVEWKKLRMKKEKVMQIVRIGLPAGLQGTIFSLSNVLIQSSVNSFGSVAMAGNTAAQNIEGFIYMAMNACHQTALSFTSQNFGAGNYKRIGKVLLECLTMVTAVGIVMGWSAYLCGNQLLGIYSSDAGVIEVGLLRLSVICTTYCLCGIMDVMVGELRGLGYAFLPMIVSLLGACGFRILWIFTVFQSHRSLWVLYISYPVSWVLTGAVHMVCYIFVRRKLFRLQKGDI
- a CDS encoding phosphopentomutase — its product is MKRIFLIVLDSVGMGAMPDAAAFGDEGSNTLKAASKSRYFSMPNMAELGLFNIDGADFGEPVKAPLGAFARMTEASRGKDTTIGHWEIAGIISKQPLPTYPEGFPAEITEEFSRRTGRGLLCNRPYSGTEVIRDYGQEHMKTGDLIVYTSADSVFQVAAHEDVIPVETLYEYCQTARELLTGIHGVGRVIARPFEGEPGNFRRTVRRHDFSLEPPAVTMLDQLKETGREVLGVGKIYDIFAGKSVTDSVRTAGNEDGIEKTLRWMDREFEGLCFVNLVDYDMLYGHRNDVDGYARALTYFDQRLPELLRKLRKEDILMITADHGCDPSTPSTDHSREYTPLVMYGAAVLSGRNFGTRPTFADIGATVLSYFGINGTEKRIQGESLF
- a CDS encoding SpoIIIAH-like family protein, producing the protein MKKVFKKNQIIITALALMIAVAGYLQYTGSQSDSDVAKEASTDTKETTYEISDEDMYSAEDIFTDTEASEETSADAQDAALGIQTGEDIAKANGQSSDVDNPGEAVLTSSGVNNVNFASEVKLNREQVRSQNKASLLEIINNAAIGEEQKQEAINAMINMTDIAEREAAAEMLLEAKGFTDVVVSITDGKADVVLNMGEVTDAKRAQVEDIVKRKTNVEAENIIITPIQNSSAGTGVQTETGEGTGTDAGAGQEEGAGTPEGSTQTPAGEE